The region CGAAATCCTGAAAATCGCTGATGAAGCGGCCCAGGCGTACGCCGATCCTGAAGCTTTTCTGACAGCCAATCCGGACATCAACTTCGACGACACCTTCCCGATGCCGCTGGGCGAATGGGTGGTGGTCGGCAGTCTGCCAGAAACTGTGCTGTTCCAGGCCGACACCTACATGGACCTGTTCGCCCAGATCGTCGACTCGTTCGGCCCCGGCGTTGACTTCAACATCAAGCCCAAGCAACTGGCCAAGACTGAAGCGCTGACCGCGCTCAACCGCATTCAGGTGCAGATGAGCAGCATGAACAAGGAAAACGGCGGCTATACGCTGATGAACTTCAGCCAGTTGCTCGACGATGAACTGCAAGTGGTGCTGGTCTATGGCAACGACGTGCCGCGGGTACTCGAACTGTGCGCCCAAGTCGGCATCGCCGCCGCGCCGTCCCTGGAAGCGCTGAAAGTGGCGATCCACGTTTGATGCAATAAAACGGAACCCTCGCAAGGGGCGGCTATCCTAAGACTGCATGCCACTATCTTGGGAGCGACACCATGGGTTCCACGTTTAATAGTTTGGTAGCTCTGATTATTTTCGCCCTGGACATCTGGGCAATCATCAACGTGCTGAAAAGTGGCGCCGAAACAGGGATGAAAATCATCTGGGTGCTGCTGATCCTGCTGCTGCCGGTGCTGGGCCTGATCATCTGGGCTATCGCCGGGCCACGAGGCAACGTGCGGATCTGACAGGTGAATCCTATTTACCTGTAGGAACACCGAACCTGTGGGAGCGGGCTTGCTCGCGAAAGCGGCTTATCATCCAACATCAATGTTGACTGACACTCCGCCTTCGCGAGCAAGCCCGCTCCCACATGGGATTGCGGCAAGTCATCAAGTGACGTTCGACCTGTCATGTTCCGCAACGTAGAATGCGCGCCTTTCCCGGGCAATCGAGCCTCTCGATTGGCCATCATGGGCGGGTAACCGTCCGTTGCCACCGCATTCATCGGAGCACTTCCCATGACCACCACCAAAACCAGCGAATACCTGGAAACCCTCTACGAAGGCTACGGCCAGCGTTTTCGCATGGAAAAACTGCTGCACGAAGTGCGCACCGAACACCAACACCTGGTGATCTTCGAAAACCCG is a window of Pseudomonas sp. 10S4 DNA encoding:
- a CDS encoding PLDc N-terminal domain-containing protein, translating into MGSTFNSLVALIIFALDIWAIINVLKSGAETGMKIIWVLLILLLPVLGLIIWAIAGPRGNVRI